The following proteins come from a genomic window of Trinickia caryophylli:
- a CDS encoding sarcosine oxidase subunit delta, with amino-acid sequence MLLIECPWCGPRAESEFTCGGEADIARPLAPETLSDREWGDYLFMRKNPRGVHSEQWLHTQGCRRWFKATRDTVTYAFHGYDTFGAPHAETHAETHADQRTSEGKQS; translated from the coding sequence GATCGAATGTCCCTGGTGCGGCCCGCGGGCCGAGTCCGAATTCACCTGCGGTGGGGAGGCCGATATCGCCCGCCCTCTCGCGCCCGAGACGCTCTCGGACCGCGAATGGGGCGATTACCTCTTCATGCGCAAGAACCCGCGCGGCGTGCATAGCGAGCAATGGCTGCATACGCAAGGGTGCCGGCGCTGGTTCAAGGCCACGCGCGACACGGTGACCTACGCCTTTCACGGCTATGACACGTTCGGAGCCCCGCATGCCGAGACGCATGCCGAGACGCATGCCGATCAACGCACTTCAGAGGGCAAGCAATCATGA
- a CDS encoding sarcosine oxidase subunit alpha family protein yields MTNQPDRLGTGGRVNRAIPLTFTFNGRTYQGYEGDTLASALLANGVRFVARSWKYHRPRGIVAAGVEEPNFVVQLERGAYTVPNARATEVELYQGLVATSVNAEPSLENDRLAVNQKIARFIPAGFYYKTFMWPRRWWPKYEEKIREAAGLGKAPDTRDADRYDKCFAHCDVLVVGGGPAGLAAAHAAGLSGARVILVDDQRELGGSLLSCRAQIDGKPAVQWVEKIEAALAQMPEVKVLTRSTAFGYQDHNLVTVMQRLTDHLPVSMRKGTRELLWKIRAKRVVLATGAHERPLVFGNNDLPGIMLASAVSTYIHRYGVLPGREAVVFTNNDDGYQCALDLKASGAKVTVVDPRAETNGSLPAVARRHGVTVLNRAVVMTAHGKRRVESVEVRAYAGGRIGEKQATLRCDVVAMSGGWSPVLHLFAQSGGRAHWNDEKACFVPGKAVQAEVSVGAAAGEFDLARGLRLALDAGAEAVRALGFKPQRPATPQVAEIKEAPLLPLWLVGSHAEASRGPKQFVDFQNDVSAADILLAAREGFESVEHVKRYTAMGFGTDQGKLGNINGMAILAGALGKTIPETGTTTFRPNYTPVTFGAVAGREIGDFIDPIRKTCIHEWHVENGAMFEDVGNWKRPWYYPKGGEDLHAAVKRECLAVRNGVGMLDASTLGKIDIQGPDAAKLLNWVYTNPWSKLEVGKCRYGLMLDENGMVFDDGVTVRLGEQHYVMTTTTGGAARVLTWLERWLQTEWPDMKVRLTSVTDHWATFAVVGPMSRKVLQKVCRDIDFGNDAFPFMTYREGTVADVAARVMRISFSGELAYEVNVPANAGRAVWEALMAAGEPFGITPYGTETMHVLRAEKGYIIVGQDTDGSVTPFDLGMGGLVAKSKDCLGKRSLSREDTAREGRKQLVGLLTDDPAFVLPEGAQIVERGTRTPAAGQVAATPVPMLGHVTSSYFSPILDRSIAMAVVKGGLGKMGQKVSIDVDGRTVDATIASPVFYDVEGARQHVE; encoded by the coding sequence ATGACGAATCAGCCGGATCGGCTTGGCACGGGCGGTCGCGTCAATCGCGCCATTCCGCTCACGTTCACGTTCAACGGCCGCACCTACCAGGGCTACGAGGGCGACACGCTCGCTTCGGCCCTGCTCGCCAACGGTGTGCGGTTTGTCGCGCGCAGCTGGAAGTATCACCGGCCACGCGGCATCGTCGCGGCCGGCGTGGAAGAGCCGAACTTCGTGGTGCAGCTCGAGCGTGGCGCGTATACGGTGCCCAACGCGCGCGCGACCGAAGTCGAGCTCTATCAGGGCCTCGTCGCGACGAGCGTCAACGCCGAGCCTTCCCTCGAAAACGACCGCCTGGCCGTCAATCAGAAGATCGCGCGGTTCATTCCCGCTGGCTTTTACTACAAGACGTTCATGTGGCCGCGCAGGTGGTGGCCGAAGTACGAGGAAAAGATCCGTGAGGCGGCGGGCCTTGGCAAAGCGCCGGACACGCGCGATGCCGATCGCTACGACAAGTGCTTCGCGCATTGCGACGTGCTCGTCGTCGGCGGCGGGCCGGCCGGGCTGGCGGCCGCGCATGCCGCGGGGCTCTCGGGCGCGCGCGTGATCCTCGTCGACGATCAGCGCGAACTGGGCGGCAGCCTGCTGTCGTGCCGCGCACAGATCGACGGCAAGCCCGCCGTGCAATGGGTCGAGAAGATCGAGGCCGCGCTCGCGCAGATGCCGGAGGTCAAAGTGCTCACCCGCAGCACCGCATTCGGCTACCAGGATCACAACCTCGTCACGGTCATGCAGCGCCTGACCGATCATCTGCCCGTGTCGATGCGCAAGGGCACGCGCGAGCTGCTGTGGAAGATCCGGGCCAAGCGGGTCGTGCTGGCCACCGGCGCTCACGAGCGCCCGCTCGTCTTCGGCAACAACGATCTGCCCGGCATCATGCTCGCTTCGGCCGTGTCCACTTACATTCACCGCTATGGCGTGCTGCCGGGGCGCGAGGCCGTGGTCTTCACGAACAACGACGACGGCTATCAGTGCGCGCTCGATCTGAAAGCGAGCGGCGCGAAGGTCACCGTCGTCGACCCGCGGGCCGAGACGAACGGCTCGCTGCCCGCCGTGGCGCGGCGCCACGGCGTAACCGTGCTCAACCGTGCGGTGGTCATGACGGCGCACGGAAAGCGCCGGGTCGAATCGGTCGAAGTGCGCGCGTATGCGGGCGGCCGGATCGGCGAGAAGCAGGCCACGCTGCGCTGCGACGTGGTGGCGATGTCGGGTGGATGGAGTCCCGTTTTGCACTTGTTCGCGCAGTCGGGCGGCAGGGCGCATTGGAACGACGAGAAAGCCTGCTTCGTGCCCGGCAAGGCGGTACAGGCGGAGGTGAGCGTGGGCGCGGCGGCCGGCGAGTTCGATCTTGCGCGCGGGTTGCGGCTTGCGCTCGATGCCGGCGCCGAGGCTGTGCGCGCGCTCGGCTTCAAGCCGCAGCGGCCGGCCACGCCGCAAGTCGCCGAGATCAAGGAAGCGCCGCTCTTGCCGCTATGGCTCGTCGGCAGTCATGCCGAGGCATCGCGCGGGCCCAAGCAGTTCGTCGATTTCCAGAACGACGTGTCGGCCGCCGACATCCTGCTTGCCGCGCGCGAGGGCTTCGAATCCGTCGAGCACGTGAAGCGCTATACGGCGATGGGCTTCGGCACCGACCAGGGCAAGCTCGGCAACATCAACGGCATGGCGATTCTCGCCGGTGCGCTCGGCAAGACGATTCCCGAGACGGGCACGACCACATTCCGTCCGAACTACACGCCCGTGACGTTCGGGGCGGTGGCCGGGCGCGAGATCGGCGATTTCATCGACCCGATCCGCAAGACCTGCATTCACGAGTGGCACGTCGAAAACGGTGCGATGTTCGAGGACGTCGGCAACTGGAAGCGGCCCTGGTATTACCCCAAGGGCGGCGAAGACCTGCATGCGGCGGTGAAGCGCGAATGCCTGGCGGTGCGTAACGGTGTGGGGATGCTCGATGCGTCGACGCTCGGCAAGATCGACATTCAAGGTCCCGATGCGGCCAAGCTGCTGAACTGGGTCTACACGAACCCGTGGTCGAAGCTCGAGGTCGGCAAATGCCGCTACGGGCTCATGCTCGACGAAAACGGCATGGTGTTCGACGATGGCGTGACCGTACGCCTCGGCGAGCAGCACTACGTGATGACCACGACGACGGGCGGCGCGGCACGCGTGCTGACGTGGCTCGAGCGCTGGCTGCAGACCGAGTGGCCCGACATGAAGGTGCGCCTCACGTCGGTGACCGACCACTGGGCCACCTTCGCCGTGGTCGGGCCGATGAGCCGCAAGGTCCTGCAGAAAGTGTGCCGCGATATCGACTTCGGCAACGACGCGTTCCCGTTCATGACGTACCGCGAAGGCACGGTGGCCGATGTCGCCGCGCGCGTGATGCGCATCAGCTTCTCGGGCGAACTGGCCTATGAAGTGAACGTGCCGGCCAATGCGGGCCGGGCCGTGTGGGAAGCGTTGATGGCGGCGGGAGAGCCGTTCGGCATTACGCCGTACGGCACGGAGACGATGCACGTCTTGCGCGCGGAGAAGGGCTACATCATCGTCGGCCAGGATACCGACGGTTCGGTGACGCCATTCGATCTCGGCATGGGCGGGCTCGTCGCCAAGTCGAAGGATTGCCTCGGCAAGCGCTCGCTGTCGCGCGAAGACACCGCCAGGGAAGGTCGCAAGCAGTTGGTGGGACTGTTGACCGACGATCCGGCGTTCGTTTTGCCGGAAGGCGCGCAGATTGTCGAACGCGGTACCCGAACCCCAGCGGCGGGACAAGTCGCGGCTACACCGGTGCCGATGCTTGGCCATGTCACGTCGAGCTACTTCAGCCCGATACTCGATCGGTCGATCGCCATGGCGGTCGTGAAGGGCGGGCTGGGCAAAATGGGGCAGAAGGTGTCGATCGATGTCGACGGCAGAACCGTCGATGCCACGATCGCAAGCCCTGTCTTCTACGATGTCGAAGGAGCGCGTCAGCATGTGGAATGA
- a CDS encoding sarcosine oxidase subunit gamma, whose protein sequence is MWNENRNDPLAAGTSVKLESPLVGAQDLLKVNAALQSKAFRLYERPFLELVNLRGDPRDEAFMAAVQAALGTRVPVAPNTVARGTECDVLWLGPDEWLVRSSEARATQLEAKLAAAVAGMFACAVDVGSGYTVLEASGDKVRDVLARGCPLDLHPAVLPLGRCVQSHYFKASIVLMPTADNTFEIVVRRSFADYFCRIMLDAAAPLAD, encoded by the coding sequence ATGTGGAATGAGAACCGAAACGATCCGCTCGCGGCGGGCACGAGTGTGAAGTTGGAGTCGCCGCTCGTCGGCGCGCAGGACTTGCTGAAGGTCAACGCCGCATTGCAGTCGAAAGCGTTTCGTCTATACGAGCGCCCTTTTCTCGAACTCGTCAACTTGCGCGGCGACCCCCGCGACGAGGCGTTCATGGCAGCGGTGCAGGCGGCGCTCGGTACGCGTGTGCCGGTGGCGCCGAATACGGTCGCCCGGGGTACCGAATGCGACGTGCTGTGGCTTGGGCCCGACGAGTGGCTCGTGCGCTCGAGCGAGGCGCGTGCGACGCAGCTCGAGGCGAAGCTCGCCGCCGCGGTCGCGGGCATGTTCGCCTGCGCGGTGGACGTCGGCAGCGGCTACACAGTGCTCGAGGCAAGCGGCGACAAGGTGCGCGACGTCCTCGCGCGCGGCTGCCCGCTGGATCTGCATCCGGCCGTGTTGCCGCTCGGGCGATGCGTGCAGAGCCATTACTTCAAAGCCTCGATCGTGCTGATGCCGACCGCCGACAATACGTTCGAGATCGTGGTGCGGCGCAGCTTCGCCGATTATTTCTGCCGCATCATGCTCGACGCCGCGGCGCCGCTCGCCGATTGA
- a CDS encoding aldo/keto reductase — MEYRKLGRTGLSVSRLCLGTMTFGFQTDEETAGRIMATAADVGVTFFDTADVYPLGGGDERAGETERIVGRWLKGQRQRFVLATKAVGKMGPSPWDQGASRKHLLDAIDASLARLGTDYVDLYQLHSDDRETPLDETLEALDMIVRSGRARYIGVSNFLAYRLARALGRADTLRLARFVSVQPRYNLLFRQIERELLPLAEEEGLGVIPYNPLAGGLLTGKHSAGDAPPAGRFTLGTAGKLYQDRYWHEREFETVGAFCRLADEARIARVTAAVGWVLAHPAITSAIVGASRPEQLADSLAAVDKPLAPSLKTALDELSQQYRFGDAAR, encoded by the coding sequence ATGGAATATCGCAAGCTCGGCCGCACCGGCCTTTCGGTTTCGCGCCTGTGCCTCGGCACGATGACGTTCGGCTTCCAGACCGACGAGGAAACGGCGGGCCGCATCATGGCCACCGCCGCCGACGTCGGTGTGACGTTCTTCGATACGGCCGACGTCTATCCGCTCGGCGGCGGCGACGAACGCGCGGGCGAAACGGAGAGAATCGTCGGACGCTGGCTGAAGGGGCAGCGCCAGCGTTTTGTGCTCGCGACAAAAGCGGTCGGCAAGATGGGGCCTTCGCCGTGGGACCAGGGGGCCTCGCGCAAGCATCTGCTCGACGCGATCGACGCGTCGCTCGCCCGGCTCGGGACCGATTACGTCGATCTTTATCAACTGCATTCGGATGACCGCGAGACGCCCCTCGACGAAACGCTCGAGGCGCTCGACATGATCGTGCGCTCGGGGCGGGCGCGCTATATCGGCGTCTCCAATTTTCTCGCCTATCGGCTGGCGCGCGCGCTGGGCCGCGCCGACACGCTGCGGCTCGCGCGCTTCGTCTCCGTACAGCCGCGCTACAACCTGCTGTTCCGGCAGATCGAGCGCGAACTGCTGCCGCTCGCCGAGGAAGAGGGGCTCGGCGTAATTCCCTACAACCCGCTGGCGGGCGGGTTGCTCACCGGCAAGCACAGCGCCGGTGACGCGCCGCCCGCAGGCCGTTTTACGCTGGGAACGGCGGGTAAGCTTTATCAGGACCGCTACTGGCACGAGCGCGAGTTCGAGACGGTCGGCGCGTTTTGCAGGCTGGCCGACGAAGCCCGTATCGCGCGCGTGACGGCTGCGGTCGGGTGGGTGCTCGCCCATCCGGCGATTACCTCGGCCATCGTCGGCGCGAGCCGGCCCGAGCAGTTGGCGGATTCGCTCGCAGCGGTCGACAAGCCGCTCGCCCCGTCATTGAAGACGGCGCTCGACGAACTTTCGCAGCAGTACCGGTTCGGCGACGCGGCGCGTTGA
- a CDS encoding AraC family transcriptional regulator, whose translation MHDFSSQTALPDAAQARVIELLGQLAPAEGITRSDLEGVKFMRVNEFRPRMPVMYEPSIVIVCQGSKRGFIGEQSFVYDAQHYLVMAVPLPFECETQASPEEPLLAISIGIDLTVVAELLIALNDTRGPISGEPQAFYATPVDRPLGDAVLRLLEALGSPADGRILGPAILREICYRVLTGSQGDVIRHALTHQHHFGRIAKALRRIHSDYHNNLDVETLAREAGMSLAVFHAQFKAVTATSPMQYVKTTRLHHARLLMAQDGLNVSAAAAHVGYESASQFSREFKRLFGVPPVDEARRMRAAVVGVPPVTMAPRRQYVTAE comes from the coding sequence ATGCACGATTTCTCCTCGCAAACGGCGCTTCCCGACGCCGCCCAAGCCCGCGTCATCGAGCTGCTGGGGCAGCTCGCCCCAGCCGAGGGCATCACGCGCTCGGATCTCGAAGGCGTGAAGTTCATGCGCGTGAACGAATTCCGCCCGCGCATGCCCGTCATGTACGAACCAAGCATCGTCATCGTCTGCCAAGGCAGCAAGCGCGGGTTCATCGGCGAGCAAAGCTTCGTCTACGATGCCCAGCACTACCTGGTCATGGCCGTGCCGCTGCCGTTCGAATGCGAAACGCAGGCCAGCCCGGAAGAGCCGCTACTCGCCATTTCGATCGGCATCGATTTGACGGTCGTGGCCGAGTTGTTGATCGCCCTGAACGACACGCGCGGGCCTATATCCGGGGAGCCGCAAGCGTTCTATGCAACGCCTGTCGATCGGCCGCTCGGCGATGCGGTGCTGAGGCTGCTCGAAGCGCTGGGCTCCCCCGCCGATGGGCGGATTCTCGGGCCCGCGATATTGCGGGAGATCTGCTATCGCGTGCTGACGGGCTCGCAGGGCGACGTGATCCGGCACGCGCTCACCCATCAGCATCATTTCGGTCGGATCGCGAAGGCATTGCGACGCATTCACTCGGATTACCACAACAACCTCGACGTGGAAACGCTTGCGCGCGAGGCCGGTATGAGCCTCGCTGTTTTCCATGCGCAGTTCAAGGCCGTGACGGCTACCTCGCCGATGCAGTACGTCAAAACGACGCGCCTTCACCACGCACGGCTGCTCATGGCGCAGGATGGCCTCAATGTCAGTGCCGCGGCGGCGCATGTGGGCTACGAAAGCGCCTCGCAGTTCAGCCGCGAGTTCAAGCGGCTCTTCGGCGTGCCCCCGGTGGACGAGGCACGGCGCATGCGGGCCGCCGTCGTGGGCGTGCCCCCCGTGACCATGGCGCCGCGGCGTCAGTACGTGACCGCGGAGTAA
- a CDS encoding NAD(P)-dependent alcohol dehydrogenase: MYKTHAYAARDAQSPLAPFELERRSLREHDVYIEVMFCGVCHSDLHQARDEWRNTIYPVVPGHEIVGRVKEVGPAVTRYKAGDLVGVGCLVDSCRTCASCQEGLEQYCENGFVGTYNGTDRVTGETTYGGYSTNLVVDEAFVLRVPDNLDPAAVAPLLCAGITTYSPLRTWGAGPGKKVGVIGLGGLGHMGVKLARAMGAHVVLFTTSPSKIEDAKRLGAHEVVISKHPEDMQRHVNSFDFLLNTVAAQHDLNPFIQLLKRDGTMTLVGAPEHDHPSPQVFGLIMKRRRLAGSLIGGIAETQEMLDFCGQHGITSDVELIPMQKINDAYGRMLKSDVKYRFVIDIDSLRQ, from the coding sequence ATGTACAAGACCCATGCCTATGCCGCCCGCGATGCGCAATCCCCGCTCGCCCCGTTCGAGCTGGAACGCCGCAGCCTGCGCGAGCACGACGTGTATATCGAAGTGATGTTCTGCGGCGTTTGCCATTCCGACTTGCATCAGGCACGCGACGAATGGCGCAACACGATCTATCCCGTCGTGCCGGGGCATGAAATCGTCGGCCGGGTGAAGGAGGTCGGGCCGGCCGTTACGCGCTACAAGGCCGGCGACCTGGTTGGCGTGGGCTGCCTCGTCGATTCCTGCCGCACGTGTGCGAGCTGCCAGGAAGGCCTCGAGCAGTACTGCGAAAACGGTTTTGTCGGCACCTACAACGGCACCGACCGCGTCACGGGCGAGACCACCTATGGCGGGTACTCCACGAACCTCGTCGTGGACGAAGCGTTTGTGCTGCGCGTGCCGGACAATCTCGACCCGGCCGCCGTTGCGCCGCTGCTGTGCGCCGGCATCACCACCTACTCGCCGCTGCGCACCTGGGGTGCCGGTCCGGGCAAGAAAGTGGGCGTGATCGGCCTGGGCGGCCTCGGGCATATGGGTGTCAAGCTCGCGCGCGCGATGGGCGCACACGTGGTGCTTTTCACGACGTCGCCCTCGAAGATCGAAGACGCGAAGCGCCTTGGCGCACACGAGGTGGTAATTTCGAAGCACCCGGAGGACATGCAACGGCATGTCAACAGCTTCGATTTCCTGCTCAATACGGTGGCCGCGCAGCACGACCTCAATCCGTTCATCCAATTGCTCAAGCGCGACGGCACCATGACGCTCGTGGGCGCGCCCGAGCACGATCACCCTTCGCCGCAGGTGTTCGGGCTCATCATGAAGCGTCGACGGCTGGCGGGGTCGCTGATCGGCGGCATTGCCGAAACGCAGGAAATGCTCGATTTCTGTGGGCAGCACGGCATTACGTCCGATGTCGAGCTGATTCCGATGCAAAAGATCAACGACGCTTACGGGCGGATGTTGAAGAGCGACGTGAAGTACCGCTTCGTGATCGACATCGATTCGCTGCGGCAATAA
- a CDS encoding TPM domain-containing protein: MDLARILRHLCMTRWRVGLAFGPRVLRAIDQAVRDSHTGHVARLHFAVEGALHGAALLRHVSARERAIDVFSELRVWDTEQNNGVLVYLLLADRDVEIVADRGISARVAPDEWERICQDMEAHFRRNEYEHGAITGVEQITALLERHFPLQDSTRAEPPGAPVIL, encoded by the coding sequence ATGGACCTCGCCCGCATCCTCAGGCACCTGTGCATGACCCGCTGGCGCGTTGGCCTGGCATTTGGGCCGCGCGTGCTGCGTGCCATCGATCAAGCGGTGCGCGACAGTCACACCGGCCATGTAGCGCGCCTGCACTTCGCCGTAGAAGGCGCCCTGCACGGGGCCGCGCTGCTCAGGCACGTCAGTGCCAGAGAACGCGCAATCGACGTATTCTCGGAGCTCCGGGTCTGGGACACCGAGCAGAACAACGGCGTGCTCGTTTACTTGCTGCTCGCCGATCGCGACGTCGAGATCGTGGCCGACCGGGGTATCTCGGCGAGAGTAGCGCCCGACGAATGGGAGCGAATCTGCCAGGACATGGAGGCCCACTTCCGGCGCAACGAATACGAGCACGGCGCCATAACCGGCGTCGAGCAGATTACGGCACTGCTGGAGCGGCATTTTCCACTGCAGGATTCGACACGGGCGGAGCCGCCCGGCGCGCCGGTCATTCTTTGA